The sequence ATAAACTCGATTCGATTAGTACTGAAAGGTTAGCTGGTCTGACTTGTTACCCACCTCACTTATTCTTCACTCTACCAGTATAATGTGTCGAGTATGTTCGAGTGACAATGGAGCTGGGCAGTAGGCGTTTGTACTTTCAATAAATGTGGAAAAGAAATTATATTGACTTTCTTTATCTTCCTTAATAATGTGTATAATATGTATAATTCAGCATCAGGTTATGATGATGGCTCTGCCAACTGGGGAGACTATTCAAGCTACGTAAATAATTTGCAAATTGTGCCTCCGGTGAGAATGGTTACTTTTCTGTTTGTATCTTTTCTCTGCTGTATTTATTTATCGGAAACAACAAAATTAATTTTCCTGTGAAGCTCACATTAGTTTCTACATGGTCTAGGGAATGTACAATGATAATTCATCACTATTGTTCCACCCTGCATATGGGTTTGACACCCAGATGGCATATGGCCAGTTTTCTCCAATTGCCAGTCCTATGTCTCCAATAATGATAGACGGGCAGCTGTTTTCACCACATCAAGTTCCGATGTCTCCTAATTACTACTCACAGCCTGTTTCTCCTCAAGTTACATCTGCTTTTCCAACCGATCTTGCAACATCTGCAAACAGTGGCCAAGAGTTTACTGCTGATAACGTTTTTATGGGGCCTGGATCAGGTTATTATTTGCAATATGGTTCTTTCGGTGGAGCCAATCCTGCTGGAAACAATAATAATCTTGGGTTCTATAAATATCCGGCGGAGATCACGTCAGGTGATTCTGTACCAAATAGATCAATGTCCTCAGACACAAGTAGCTTTGCATCTCCACTCACATCAGGAGCCTTATACCCTGCACCCGTTGGAATACTTGGGTCGTATGATCACATCTTTGGCCAGGTTTGTATTATTTAGAGCTAATTGTAGTCCTTTACTTTTCAGTATTACATTCTAGAGAGAAGGGTCTGAAGTAGGAGAAAATATTTTAGTTTTCTTTTATACGGCGGTATTAAGGTCACTGACAGGGGCCATTAGCCACCCACCCAATCATATCCAGGAAGTCACAAGTCACATGCTATGCTCAATTCCTACACCCGTTAGAAGGAAACCTTGCACCCAAGGAAAACCCCGAGAGAACCTTATTAGATATGGGCAGAACCCACCATTTGCAAGAACCCCCAGATGACTCCATAACCAATCGCAAAGCAAATTGCATTAGGAAAATTCCAAATtgaggctcgaactcgagacctcatgGACACCCAAGAAAGGGCGGTACGGATATGGTTGAGAAAATATTTTAGTTACTGTTGGCTTGAGATATCTTGATGAACTTCTGTTGAGCATTGATATTtggttttttctttttctttttcaagttAAATAAATAATTCAATGCTCCGACTGAATTTCAAAGTTTTGATGTCTGAAATTGACCATAAATGGGCTGTGCCGGGTTTATCTGCAAACACTTAATATTTATTATGTAGTATTTTGTATAAATGATTAATGCGATATTATGATTACACAAGTATGACAGTAATAATTGAGGTCCCTCAAATCAAAATGATTTAGGAGGGTGTGTTATCTAAAAGTAGACTTGGGCTAACTTTGAAAATGCTACTTGGTTTGATTTGACACACTTGTGATGAAACCAACCTCAATTATATGTTAATATACAAGCGAGAAGTTTAGGCTGTTGTACATTTGCTGACTCCTTATACATCTCGTGCTCTCGTTTCCAGATTCCACAGCAACAGACAGCATATGGTTATGGGTCAGTATCTGGTTCCTCCACAAGACGCTACCCTCAAAGTGGATCTTTTCGAGGGTATAATAGCTACGGCAGTAATTCTGTTTTTCATGGGGAAGCTAGTCACCTGAATCGTTTTGTGCCCGACAAAGCGGGAAAACTCAGGGACAATGCCATTAGCATGATTAGTGAACCACATGGTACTACCAGTGATCGTAACAGAGGACCAAGGGCATTAAAGCCAAAGGGAAATGGTGTTGCTGGAGATGGTAATGACCTTGCTTCTAGGCTTGATATTGAACTTTACAATCGACCTGATTTTGTTACAACCTATGACAACGCGAAATTCTTTGTAATTAAGTCTTTTAGTGAAGACAACGTCCATAAAAGTATTAAGTACAGTGTTTGGGCCAGTACCCCATTGGGTAACAGAAAATTAGATGCTGCTTATCAAGAATCAAAGGAAGCCAACACCGACTGTCCAATCTTTCTATTCTTTTCTGTAAGTTACTTCCACAACTTAAACAAAAATAACGCTATGTATTCGTTACACCTGTCTAATAGCTGGTTAATAAAAAACCCGTAAGATTTATCTATGTATTTTTGTAGTCTGGTGATAAGAGTTTTATTTGATTAAAATTTACAGGTTAATGCCAGTGGACAGTTTTGTGGCGTGGCTGAAATGGTTGGACCGGTGGATTTTGTGAATGATGCTGAATATTGGCAGCAGGATAGGTGGAGTGGTCAATTTAAAGTCAAATGGCACATCATCAAGGATGTCCCCAACAGTCGATTTCGGCATATTCTTCTTGAAAATAATGACAACAAGCCTGTCACTCATAGCAGAGATTCACAAGAGGTATGCATATACATTAGCTTTTTAGGTCTATATTTTGAGGTGGCAATTTTACCTGTCTTATTAATAATGGAAGTGGATTTCAAATGTGGTCAAATAAATGGGTCGAAAGTGGTGAAATGAGCAACCTGTAACATTGTCACCCCTTCGTATTATGTTCATTTCTCCCAtatgttataatttttttttttttttaattttgtatgATGAGGTAACTTTTTGTTTGCAGGTGAAACTAGAAGTGGGTAATGCAATGTTGAAAATCTTTAAAGATCATGATGCAGATACATCTATTATAGATGATTTTATATATTATGATGAGCGAGAGAAGGATTTACAGGAAAAGAGATCCAAGGAGCGAGAATTAACAAAAAGCACTTCGGCTGCTGTGAATGATACTACTACAATAACTCAACTTGCTGATAAAGTTGCAGAGTCCCTTCATGTGGATGAGCATAGGGAAGTACAGTAAAGTTTTAGTACCAAAATCGAATATGTGAAGCCTTCTGCATATTGTTTGCGTAGACATTAACCCCTGGATATTGTTGCCTTGAAGTTACATGTAATCTTTTGGTGTATGGGGGTCGCAACTGACATCAGTTTCTGAGGTGGTTTGCAGACTTTTAGGCCGCATAAAACCGCtcattttagtaaaaaaaaaaattattggttATTTTCAGTATTCCAGAAAAGGTCCTAGTATGGGAGTTAACTGTTTGACTTTGTGCAACCTCCTTGTTTCTTCACCCCTTCTTGTTTCTAAAGGTAGGTGGTGACAGTTGAGGCTGTACGTGAAgctgtttatcatagtttttgttTGTTTGTTGCAGGGTGGTTATTAATTTGCTCCCCAAAGCAAGTGTACAATTCTCAGATAAAGGAATGAATGAAAATATGCTATGATAGTTTCTTTTCTCAATTTAAATCTTTTGCCTTTGCTGATTTCTGCTATTAATAAGCTTTTAGGTGTACGGGTTTATATTTCAGAAATTGCAACTTGAAGTTGGAATTAAAATCAGTGATTTCACAAACTTTGCTTCTGAAAAGTTGATCAATTTCATACTCGTGAAAACCAACTAAACCTGATTATCCTTGAGTAATACTACATATGAAAATATCGAAGCCAAGTGTTTTTTCAAAACTGATGATTTCGCATCAATTTcaacatttttgtttttatacatggaAATCGTTGACCATGTGTGAAGGAGATCAATTAATATGCAAATTATTAGGGCAATGTTAGAAGATGACAGTATACAACAACGATACCCAATGCTCAGAGAACCGGGCAATCACAGTGTTCCTTGGTTCTTGGCTTATTTGATGATAGGAATGATCTAATTATCTAATTGCACATGTTTAACTTTAATACGATTTGAGTTCTCAGTTTATCACTTACAAAACTAAGATGTGTTCAAGAAGTCACCATCTCACTCTTATCAAGTTGTACAAATCAATATACGTCCCAGCCGTTCTATTCCAGCTGTTGTCAATTTGCATGACTTTTTCTACGAGATTCGCCCACTCGATTGGTTCTGGATTGAAAGCGAAATTTtgagaaaattaaataaaaattggaTTACTTTGCATGCTCTTTATGTTGAAGCAACAAATGATAAAAGCCGAATAGTACTAGCAATTATAACTTACTTTCCTGGTAGTACGAGAATGCACGATCAAGAGCCAAACTAAGGGAACCTTCATCAATTCCTTCAAAGACGAACCTTGAATAGAGAAGGAACCGAAAATATCTTAGTGTGAATTAGATAGCTAATGGTGTAAATGGTTTTTGTCGTTTGTAATGTTAGCTATATAAAGGGCTAAATCTCCTACaaggtaaaaaaatatatatattttaagataaGGAAGACATAAAGAATCAAAATGATTACCCGTTTGCTATCTCAGGTTGTGAATGATCATCCATATCAAAAACAGTGTCGGCAAGACCACCAGTCTTTCTTACTATTGGTATCTGTATTAATTAATGATATTAACGGTTAATATAAGTTCCCCTTCTGTAAATTTAGTAGCTTGGAATATATATAACCTGTTTGAGATTAGAATTCCAACACAGCAAATCAAGGTAAATGGTCCAAATAATACATAGAACAATTACAATAAAAGACACCCTATCATCATAGAACATAATCACGTACCGATCCGTAACGCATTCCTATCATCTGTGCAAGTCCACAAGGCTCATATACAGAAGGAACCAACACCATGTCAGCAGCGGCATACAACATGTGAGACAACTCCTCACTGCAAATTGCATACATTTATGTTGATAAATGATCGCAttcgcgggattgggtattgttgttgttgttgttgttgttgttgttatgttgaTAAATGACTACAAGAACCCTAATTGTTATATACAGGTTAAAAGTGGGATATTTTTTTTCACATATTCACAATTTCAATGTTTCATCTGTTTATGAAAATGTCAGTTGGCATCTGTAGCTACTTAATATTGCAATCACACATGTATAATTTTTCACCAAAACATATCCTAATTATCATCAACAAAATGTAACGTGGTGTGTGTTTAAAGGGTTACCCAAAAAATATGGTCATGTAATGAGAAAAAAGTCTATGTATCTATTCCCGATATATAAGTGACACATTACCTGTACATCAAGAGGATGCGGACTGCAGAACCTTTGTTATGCTACAAAAAGAGAATGAAGCGATCGTCAGCTTTTAATCATCAAGGAAAGATCAGGCCAAGTAAAAAAGAATAAGAAACAGTTTCTACTATTCACAAGTAATCAATCGATTCCATTCCAATTAACAATCctttatcctttattatcaaaattataacaagataaaaatattttttctTACCGAATCTGCTAGAGCTTCAAATTCCTTTTGAACCCTACCATCCAGAGCTTTTCCCAGCACAATCATTTGTCCACCCTATAAGATAAGGAAAACAGAGCCGGCTTCAGATTCTTAAACAACTTTATTACAAACAGCGTGACTTTATATAATAAGTTGACAATAAATTTTTGGTATGATAATAGCAGATAAGAGTACAAGGTAACATGTGATATGGACTTACATGTTCTTTAACATGACTGATCGCATGTCTGATTAGATGAAGCCCTTTCTGAGCAACTAATCTAGAAATGCAAACAACTAAAGGTACCCTATTAGATAAGTGGTTACTAGATACACTGCCTTCTATAGCCAAACCGAGCCCCCGTTGAAGATACTGCTTGCATATTTCCTTTCCAGCAGTGTTCTGAGCTGATAAATAATGTTAAAAATTACAACAAATTGATCTAACAATATGATACTGTTATCTTCAAGCATAACTAAATGGAAGATATGTTAGAGGTAAAGTGCATCTGTTATACAATGTTTTTTATTTGGTAATGACATGGCATAAGGAAGACAAAATAAAATCATGATAAACTTTTACCATTATAGTTGGCAGGCAAGAAAACATCAGAATCAGGGTTCCACATTACCGTATCAATTCCATTTAGAATACCATAGTACCTGCAGAATATGTTAATTGCACAGTTAGATAATTGATATCATCCAAAACATATACATTTTAGGTTGCGATAATCCTCTCATGTAAACTGTTTGAATCGCAAATGCCATGTTATTGGCACTCAATTATTTTGCATTTGCTATTCTGGTCTAAGGTCTGGACCCGAAACCATTAGAGCAGAAAATGCACCCTGCGATATTGTCACAGGTGCGAAACCCCTGCGTTGACCCCTCAAAAAGTGGCGGACAATTTTTAATATTCTAAGTTTAAACAGCTGGTCGCACCTTGCAAACAGTTTGGTCGCATTCTGATGCATAACATGTTGCAGTCTGTGACATGTATATCGAAGCCTACGACATGCACCAGATCCAAACTTTATAAAACCCAATACTTTAGGGTTTTAACCATCTTTTACATACCAATGTAACTGTAGAGCTAATAAGGTGAACTTAAAGGGGGCTTTTGGGGCAACTTAACCCGACCCACCCATTTTGCCACATCTAACAAGTAGCTTTAAAGATAATGCCTTTAGGAATTGGTTTGGGGGTATTTTTCTATCGCTAATGGGAACTACGATGGGGTCCACTGTTCAAATCTCTCTATATGAGTCACTCATAAAAAGCTTATTACAATGAAAGAAGGAAGAAAAAGCAGAAATTATAAGTTAATCCAAATATAAAGTGGTAATAGCGTACAACACCTGTAAGAACTTACTTGTCCCGATGTGTTATCAAAGCACTTGCAAGCCATCCAGAACAAAGTGTTTCTTTAAGGTAAGTTGGAGAGACTGTACTGAAAAAGAAAACAAGTCACTTGTAACGATGGACTCATAGGCTATATCAGTACGTTTGTGCAAAGCATAACAGTTGAAATGCTATTATCACTTAGTTGGAATCGTTTAGAACAAAGTTCTTCAGGTCTTGTTAGAAGATTCCATTGTAATAGCATTTAAGAGAATATACTACCAAGGAATATCAAGAAATGAAAAACTTAGACTAAAGGGGCATAAATGAAGAATAACTAAAGTTAATTGAGAAATGCTATAAGCCTATAATTCAAATACCCTTACTAGGATAGAAATATAGATCTGCTATctgctattattattataagaaaactGAAGGGCATGTAGAAGTCTACGAACTACTTACACGACTGAATTGCTGTATACAATGCCTCCTTTTAATAAACTCAGCCTCTCAGGATTGTGCCCAATGGTTCGATCATCAATCGCCTGTTAATTGGAAtatacagaaaaaaaaaaagaaaaaaaaaaaagaaaaaaaaaaagaattaactTTTCTCTATCGGAATTCAAACAACAAGGTAACACAAAAAAAGGTGGGTGCTCAAGAAGCATATATAGAAGCCATAAACATGTTGATATATGTTAACAGGGTGGACAGATTACATCACACTACTGAAAACGTTAGATACATTAAAGGTATTAACTCTGTCAAGCATTCATGGTTCTTATATCATCTGTAAATACCTGTAAGCAAGAACTAGAAGAAAGCTTTTATGTACAAACAAGTGATGCGTACCTTGTCGATAGTTGCATATAAAGATCCATCAAGACCACACTTTTGAAGTTGTTCTTGTCTGCCAAAGCAACCAAGGTAGGttatttatgatatgattaagatCTTCACATAATCAACAAATGTTACATAAACACCAACGCATGTACAAAACTAAAGAGAAAATTAATATCATACGTTTCTGCTATTAAAACAGTTTAACATAaaaacgagagagagagagagagagagagagagagagagagagagagagagagagagagagagagagagagagagagagagagagagagagagagatttaggATACCTGCATTCCCCATAATGCTCCATGTTGTGGATCGTCAATACTATTCTTGGTTTCTATGAAGTACGAATTCTaatgttattaaataaataaataaattctcTTAAGAACCTTTCGAGGTCTGAAAGAAAGTAATACTAGATGGTAGCCTCGTGCAGTCATGCTAATGTCATACCTGAAGTGAAAGATGATGATACATGTCCCAGTAGAGAAGTGGCAGTGCCCCTGTCTGCCATTCATGGACATGTATGATATCAGGTTGTGTTCCAGTTACCTGCATTTAAACAATGGCTTCTTCAAATACTAGTATAAAGTCTCTTTACTATGGATAACTATAAAAACTTGTGCTTATACTACTTTCATATTTCCTTGAGCTAACTTGTACTAGCAGTGTAAATTGGGGTGTATAATACATCTAAAAAAGTAATCTCCTACGCAATTGATGaaggttatatatattttaaagtctTAAAAAGGAATTTGAGTGTATGCATTTCCTTGTTTTCATTCTAGAGTTTAAAATCTGTCTGATTGATCCATAACTGTTACCACAATGGCCCATAACAACAGCTGCTTATTTTAGATGAATTGATTTCGTTTTCAAGCATCAAAACTTGAAAAGTGTGTATGTTAGATAAAATGCTAGGTAAATTAACTAAACAAGTTAGCTGAACGTAACACACAGACCTGCATCCATTCAAGGCAAGCACGGCTGAAAAATAAATAAGCCTCCAACTCATTGTATGAACCTCCATATACATCTTCTCCTTTAAAAAACTGGTTCATTGGTTCAACAAGTATAACCGGAATGTCTGAAACTATTCCGCTATATGCATTAGTTTTGATCCAGTTCCCATCATAATATGAATCATAAGTGGACATTAGTGATAATTCTTGGATGTTTTCCTTCCGGATACACTCATAGAAAGGAAGCATGATATCCACTTTATGTCCACGTAATAAACATGCACGAGCTAGGCCTGTTACCACATCACCAAGACCACCAACTTTTGCTATTGGCGCCATTTCAGCAGTCACATGAATCACATGCAAAAGATCAGAATCTTTCTCGATGTCAACGGTAACCTCTCTATTAGCATCCCGATTCTGGAAATTTCTCTTCCAAAAAGGGATTTCATCACTTGGAGAAGGCCATTCGACATTTTTTGATCTCAAACCACTTAACGATTCTGGCTTGTCATCACTCACAGCACCTACCTAACATATTGATTGAGAGGATTTGGTCAATTAGGAAACATTGTTAAGTAAGAAAGTATAGGCCAAGATTATATGGTTCAGAAAATGGCATGTCTCTAATACTGCACATAGGTTACAGACTGTAACGAGTTACTGATCATGAGTATAAAAATCATTATGTAGTCAAAGTGAGACTCTTAGGTATTCAAGGTGAGCAGATGAAAATCAATCATTCATTTGCAGTAACAGTGTATGCATGTTTCATACATAACAAATGACTTGTTTAGGCTATAGCAGTAATACATGCACTTCATATTTAGTGCAACTTTACACAGCCTTAAGCAGTAGAATAGTTTAATATGCACTTCacgacaaattattaaattaattagaCTTGAAAAAAATCCATATTATACTAATTATTCACTGATCAGCTCTCATATTTCTTCGAACTTCAATTAATAACTCAATTAACCAGTAAGAATCATTACGAAGCGTAACAGAGTAATCAATAAATAACAATTGAAATAGTAATTTATACCTGATCCGAATGAACTGCTTGAACTCTGAAATTGATTGAAGATCGATTCCCGTATCTAATCGTTTTCCTCTTGTGTGAGATACCTAAAAGTAAACAATTAACGGTAGCACACAATACATCCATTGttgatataaaattttatttttataaaaataataataatctatatctCCTTCTTCTCACAATGAAATCGAATTAATCATGAATTCTGTAACACGAAATGAATATACACAGTGGAGATTACGTCATTGAATGAGATTGAAATAACGTAATTGTTGCAAGACAACGCTTTCAGGGATTTTGGTAACCTTCACTCGAGATTCGAGCATTATTCCTTCTTCAAGTTCCAGACACATATTCCGATATCATGTAAATATCTAAACATGTGACACGATACAATTCTATGCATTGAAAGTTGTACGGAGTACAAGTGTTTTGATTTAGGATTTTGTAATTTTTATTCTATTCTGAATTTTGATACCCGAAGATATCTCCGTTTGTTAAGAAGAACCAGTTAAAAGACCCGCGACTTCGCgggttaaattaaaaataaacggtTGAATGAGAATTCAATCTATGGGCGATTATGAAATGATCGATTCATATAGTAATTGAAAAGTTAAATGATGGGCCGATAATaaaccttataataataatataatcaataAATAACATTTGATTTCCATACATTTTTATTCAAGTTCTTGAAACTGAAAAAACAGATACAAAAACTATTATATAGGTATTGCTTGCCATTAGTGATTAAATAAAATTAATCTTTTTTGGTAGTTGTGAAGTGCGATACATGTCAAAGCTCTTTGCCTTATAGTGACTATAGACTGTAATTTTGCAAGGGTTGAAATACGTAATTCATCGGCATGCAAAAGAAGATTAATTTAATTAAATTCACAACAATAGTGCAACACCAAGtattattaaacctaatgaaaTTTTAATGTATATTTGTAAAATAACATGATCACGAAAGCTACTAACAACGGATATTTTCCTTAGATTTTCAAACATTTGATTTAAGAAATTGTTCATTGCTGAAAAGTCTCCTTTATCAACAAAGTATTTCCTCGAAAAAGAATAAGCTATATTACCTTCTAAATTTTGAACGTTAGTTGTAATTTTCATTTCTTCTTGCAGGGTCGTATATTTCAACGATTCCATCTTTTCAATCTGTTCTTCACTTAGCTCCACGTGGTTAGTAATTAACTACATGTTAAAATGTTTAAATAGtttaatatgtatttattatttttaGACTTGGTACTTGTTTGGTGTAAAGAGTATTTACATTATTCGTATAAGTAAATATACataatgtatataatatatatatatatgtgtgtgtgtgtgtgtgtgtgtgtgtgtgtgttataattattttattaattactCATCTTTATTATATTTGAGGGCCGTAATCCACCTAACCAAGCAAGAGATTGTTCTACATGAGACATCTAATCTGAAAAAGAGTATTTACATTATTCGTATAAGTAAATATACATAatgtatataatatacatatatacattattCGTATAATGTATATGTGTAAAGAGTATTTACATTATTCGTATAAGTAAATATACataatgtatataatatatatatgtgtgtgtgtgtgtgtgtgtgtgttataattattttattaattactCATCTTTATTATATTTGAGGGCCGTAATCCACCTAACCAAGCAAGAGATTGTTCTACATGAGACATCTAATCTGAAAAAGATGCTGAATACATTGATTCTTGCTGCATTTAGATTCGTTAATTGAATATAATGTTCCAATATTTGTTTGTTTGTCGGATCATTATGTTTATCAGTAGAATGCATCATCATCGTTTTTTGAAGACTTAATGCCAGTTGATCATGGTCTTAATAACAGACATTGTATGTTGCTCCAAAATTAATAAGATCTGTATAGGTGCAAAAATTGATAACAATTACATATAACTTATTTTACTTATTTCTTTAAAAATTACCAGGGTTAACGTGATGAATA comes from Rutidosis leptorrhynchoides isolate AG116_Rl617_1_P2 chromosome 4, CSIRO_AGI_Rlap_v1, whole genome shotgun sequence and encodes:
- the LOC139904060 gene encoding YTH domain-containing protein ECT2-like isoform X2 gives rise to the protein MEEKGQQGKDRVSPASISALPLHVGDGLVPDNYMDKPLSPKNERIVSPNPSPDAAIAGSLNASGVQTPINSSNIFSPPEQTYFYGASGYDDGSANWGDYSSYVNNLQIVPPGMYNDNSSLLFHPAYGFDTQMAYGQFSPIASPMSPIMIDGQLFSPHQVPMSPNYYSQPVSPQVTSAFPTDLATSANSGQEFTADNVFMGPGSGYYLQYGSFGGANPAGNNNNLGFYKYPAEITSGDSVPNRSMSSDTSSFASPLTSGALYPAPVGILGSYDHIFGQIPQQQTAYGYGSVSGSSTRRYPQSGSFRGYNSYGSNSVFHGEASHLNRFVPDKAGKLRDNAISMISEPHGTTSDRNRGPRALKPKGNGVAGDGNDLASRLDIELYNRPDFVTTYDNAKFFVIKSFSEDNVHKSIKYSVWASTPLGNRKLDAAYQESKEANTDCPIFLFFSVNASGQFCGVAEMVGPVDFVNDAEYWQQDRWSGQFKVKWHIIKDVPNSRFRHILLENNDNKPVTHSRDSQEVKLEVGNAMLKIFKDHDADTSIIDDFIYYDEREKDLQEKRSKERELTKSTSAAVNDTTTITQLADKVAESLHVDEHREVQ
- the LOC139904060 gene encoding YTH domain-containing protein ECT2-like isoform X1; translated protein: MEEKGQQGKDRVSPASISALPLHVVGDGLVPDNYMDKPLSPKNERIVSPNPSPDAAIAGSLNASGVQTPINSSNIFSPPEQTYFYGASGYDDGSANWGDYSSYVNNLQIVPPGMYNDNSSLLFHPAYGFDTQMAYGQFSPIASPMSPIMIDGQLFSPHQVPMSPNYYSQPVSPQVTSAFPTDLATSANSGQEFTADNVFMGPGSGYYLQYGSFGGANPAGNNNNLGFYKYPAEITSGDSVPNRSMSSDTSSFASPLTSGALYPAPVGILGSYDHIFGQIPQQQTAYGYGSVSGSSTRRYPQSGSFRGYNSYGSNSVFHGEASHLNRFVPDKAGKLRDNAISMISEPHGTTSDRNRGPRALKPKGNGVAGDGNDLASRLDIELYNRPDFVTTYDNAKFFVIKSFSEDNVHKSIKYSVWASTPLGNRKLDAAYQESKEANTDCPIFLFFSVNASGQFCGVAEMVGPVDFVNDAEYWQQDRWSGQFKVKWHIIKDVPNSRFRHILLENNDNKPVTHSRDSQEVKLEVGNAMLKIFKDHDADTSIIDDFIYYDEREKDLQEKRSKERELTKSTSAAVNDTTTITQLADKVAESLHVDEHREVQ
- the LOC139904061 gene encoding uncharacterized protein isoform X2 — protein: MDVLCATVNCLLLGISHKRKTIRYGNRSSINFRVQAVHSDQVGAVSDDKPESLSGLRSKNVEWPSPSDEIPFWKRNFQNRDANREVTVDIEKDSDLLHVIHVTAEMAPIAKVGGLGDVVTGLARACLLRGHKVDIMLPFYECIRKENIQELSLMSTYDSYYDGNWIKTNAYSGIVSDIPVILVEPMNQFFKGEDVYGGSYNELEAYLFFSRACLEWMQVTGTQPDIIHVHEWQTGALPLLYWDMYHHLSLQKPRIVLTIHNMEHYGECRQEQLQKCGLDGSLYATIDKAIDDRTIGHNPERLSLLKGGIVYSNSVVTVSPTYLKETLCSGWLASALITHRDKYYGILNGIDTNTAGKEICKQYLQRGLGLAIEGSVSSNHLSNRVPLVVCISRLVAQKGLHLIRHAISHVKEHGGQMIVLGKALDGRVQKEFEALADSHNKGSAVRILLMYSEELSHMLYAAADMVLVPSVYEPCGLAQMIGMRYGSIPIVRKTGGLADTVFDMDDHSQPEIANGFVFEGIDEGSLSLALDRAFSYYQEKPIEWANLVEKVMQIDNSWNRTAGTYIDLYNLIRVRW
- the LOC139904061 gene encoding uncharacterized protein isoform X1 translates to MDVLCATVNCLLLGISHKRKTIRYGNRSSINFRVQAVHSDQVGAVSDDKPESLSGLRSKNVEWPSPSDEIPFWKRNFQNRDANREVTVDIEKDSDLLHVIHVTAEMAPIAKVGGLGDVVTGLARACLLRGHKVDIMLPFYECIRKENIQELSLMSTYDSYYDGNWIKTNAYSGIVSDIPVILVEPMNQFFKGEDVYGGSYNELEAYLFFSRACLEWMQVTGTQPDIIHVHEWQTGALPLLYWDMYHHLSLQKPRIVLTIHNMEHYGECRQEQLQKCGLDGSLYATIDKAIDDRTIGHNPERLSLLKGGIVYSNSVVTVSPTYLKETLCSGWLASALITHRDKYYGILNGIDTVMWNPDSDVFLPANYNAQNTAGKEICKQYLQRGLGLAIEGSVSSNHLSNRVPLVVCISRLVAQKGLHLIRHAISHVKEHGGQMIVLGKALDGRVQKEFEALADSHNKGSAVRILLMYSEELSHMLYAAADMVLVPSVYEPCGLAQMIGMRYGSIPIVRKTGGLADTVFDMDDHSQPEIANGFVFEGIDEGSLSLALDRAFSYYQEKPIEWANLVEKVMQIDNSWNRTAGTYIDLYNLIRVRW